A window from Culex pipiens pallens isolate TS chromosome 3, TS_CPP_V2, whole genome shotgun sequence encodes these proteins:
- the LOC120414433 gene encoding tubulin polymerization-promoting protein homolog isoform X1, with protein sequence MYSHVAVHRSIIMADNQQQNGSDTVDKAAVEVAQMALESKPEPAAKEPASPAPSGSDPAAKKEANGTTPKPAAPVSAAAFREQFKAFSKFGDTKSDGKHLTLSQSDKWMKQAKVIDKKITTTDTGIHFKKLKSMKLSLEDYNKFLEDLAKTKKIELDEIKGKLANCGAPGIHNATPGKAAETVARLTDTSRYTGSSKQRFDETGKGKGIAGRKDLPDGSGYVTGYGHKNTYDKTH encoded by the exons ATGTATTCTCACGTCGCCGTCCACCG GTCAATCATAATGGCGGACAACCAGCAGCAGAACGGTTCCGACACGGTGGACAAAGCCGCCGTCGAGGTGGCCCAGATGGCGCTGGAAAGTAAACCGGAACCGGCGGCAAAGGAACCGGCCAGTCCGGCACCCTCGGGCAGTGATCCGGCGGCCAAAAAGGAGGCAAATGGCACCACCCCGAAACCCGCGGCACCGGTCTCGGCGGCCGCCTTCCGCGAGCAGTTCAAAGCGTTCTCCAAGTTTGGGGACACCAAATCGGACGGCAAACACTTGACCCTGTCCCAGAGTGATAAGTGGATGAAGCAGGCGAAG GTTATCGACAAGAAAATTACAACCACCGACACCGGCATTcactttaaaaagttgaaatcgaTGAAACTTTCCTTGGAGGATTACAACAAATTTCTGGAAGATCTCGCAAAGACCAAGAAGATCGAACTGGACGAAATCAAAGGAAAGTTGGCAAATTGTGGAGCTCCGGGAATCCATAACGCAACG ccCGGAAAAGCGGCAGAAACGGTGGCACGGCTGACCGACACCTCGAGGTACACCGGCTCAAGCAAGCAACGCTTCGATGAAACCGGCAAAGGTAAAGGAATCGCCGGTCGTAAAGATCTTCCTGATGGTTCCGGATACGTGACCGGATACGGCCATAAGAATACCTACGACAAAACACATTAG
- the LOC120414433 gene encoding tubulin polymerization-promoting protein homolog isoform X2, with the protein MADNQQQNGSDTVDKAAVEVAQMALESKPEPAAKEPASPAPSGSDPAAKKEANGTTPKPAAPVSAAAFREQFKAFSKFGDTKSDGKHLTLSQSDKWMKQAKVIDKKITTTDTGIHFKKLKSMKLSLEDYNKFLEDLAKTKKIELDEIKGKLANCGAPGIHNATPGKAAETVARLTDTSRYTGSSKQRFDETGKGKGIAGRKDLPDGSGYVTGYGHKNTYDKTH; encoded by the exons ATGGCGGACAACCAGCAGCAGAACGGTTCCGACACGGTGGACAAAGCCGCCGTCGAGGTGGCCCAGATGGCGCTGGAAAGTAAACCGGAACCGGCGGCAAAGGAACCGGCCAGTCCGGCACCCTCGGGCAGTGATCCGGCGGCCAAAAAGGAGGCAAATGGCACCACCCCGAAACCCGCGGCACCGGTCTCGGCGGCCGCCTTCCGCGAGCAGTTCAAAGCGTTCTCCAAGTTTGGGGACACCAAATCGGACGGCAAACACTTGACCCTGTCCCAGAGTGATAAGTGGATGAAGCAGGCGAAG GTTATCGACAAGAAAATTACAACCACCGACACCGGCATTcactttaaaaagttgaaatcgaTGAAACTTTCCTTGGAGGATTACAACAAATTTCTGGAAGATCTCGCAAAGACCAAGAAGATCGAACTGGACGAAATCAAAGGAAAGTTGGCAAATTGTGGAGCTCCGGGAATCCATAACGCAACG ccCGGAAAAGCGGCAGAAACGGTGGCACGGCTGACCGACACCTCGAGGTACACCGGCTCAAGCAAGCAACGCTTCGATGAAACCGGCAAAGGTAAAGGAATCGCCGGTCGTAAAGATCTTCCTGATGGTTCCGGATACGTGACCGGATACGGCCATAAGAATACCTACGACAAAACACATTAG
- the LOC120414431 gene encoding AFG3-like protein 2, whose amino-acid sequence MAYRLLTTARKLESTLTGLGRQHRTTVNTADCDQLIRSLSYLQSSRNKVWNDFLHRIQLFCEKPPKGFEKYYKGGKKPPAAAAEAAGEASGKSAKPAEGAGPAKESPSQPPKNDWNLGMFGPQPARGKQGGSSGGGGGGGSGRPIGGGEGGDKEKMIIFGALAGVALISTIAYFEMGYKEIAWKEFVNNYLARGIVDKLEVVNKKWVRVRLTPGNVSDSNGTLWFNIGSVDSFERNLESAQSDMNIEAVNFVPVIYRSEIEASSLTGLLPTLLIIGFLIYMMRRSSEMMGGGRGGRKGGGLFGGVMQSTAKLINANEINVGFKDVAGCEEAKIEIMEFVNFLKNPQQYIDLGAKIPKGAMLTGPPGTGKTMLAKATAGEANVPFITVSGSEFLEMFVGVGPSRVRDMFAMARKQAPCILFIDEIDAVGRKRGGKSFGGHSEQENTLNQLLVEMDGFNTTTNVVVLAATNRVDILDKALLRPGRFDRQIFVPAPDIKGRASIFKVHLNPLKTSLDKNDLSRKMAALTPGFTGADIANVCNEAALIAARDLNESIILKHFEQAIERVIAGMEKKTNVLAPDEKRTVAYHEAGHAVSGWFLEHSDPLLKVSIIPRGKGLGYAQYLPKDQYLLTTEQLFDRMCMTLGGRVSEEIFFERITTGAQDDLKKITDSAYAQITRFGMNKRVGQVSFDGSQPGDPMYAKPYSEQTAQIIDEEVRLLIDKAYVRTKELLIKHKSDVEKVAERLLKNEILSRDDMIELLGKRPFPEKSTYEEFVEGTGSFEEDTTLPEGLTSWNKEKATPEEGDSSSSSKKPPTEPAKA is encoded by the exons ATGGCTTACCGTTTGCTAACGACGGCCCGCAAGCTGGAATCGACGCTGACGGGGCTCGGCCGGCAGCATCGCACCACTGTCAACACGGCCGACTGCGATCAG tTGATCCGAAGTTTGAGCTATCTGCAGTCCAGCCGGAACAAGGTGTGGAACGATTTCCTGCACCGAATTCAGCTGTTCTGCGAGAAGCCTCCGAAGGGCTTTGAAAAGTACTACAAGGGTGGAAAGAAGCcaccggcggcggcggctgaGGCTGCCGGGGAAGCTTCCGGGAAGAGTGCAAAGCCGGCAGAGGGAGCGGGACCGGCCAAGGAGTCGCCGTCGCAGCCGCCGAAGAATGACTGGAACCTGGGGATGTTTGGACCGCAGCCGGCACGTGGCAAGCAGGGTGGATCGAGCGGTGGAGGTGGCGGAGGAGGTTCCGGAAGGCCAATCGGAGGTGGCGAGGGTGGGGACAAGGAAAAGATGATAATTTTTGGGGCGCTGGCAGGAGTGGCGCTGATTTCGACGATTGCTTACTTTGAGATGGGATACAAGGAGATCGCCTGGAAGGAGTTTGTCAACAA TTATTTAGCTCGAGGAATCGTTGACAAGCTGGAGGTCGTAAACAAGAAATGGGTTCGCGTGAGGTTGACTCCCGGAAATGTGTCCGATTCCAAC GGCACGCTCTGGTTCAACATCGGCAGCGTGGACTCGTTCGAGCGCAACCTGGAGAGCGCCCAGTCGGACATGAACATCGAGGCGGTCAACTTTGTGCCGGTTATTTACCGCAGCGAAATTGAAGCGTCCAGCTTGACGGGCCTGCTGCCGACGCTGCTGATCATCGGCTTTCTCATCTACATGATGCGACGCTCGTCGGAGATGATGGGCGGTGGGCGGGGTGGCCGCAAGGGTGGCGGTCTGTTTGGCGGGGTCATGCAGTCGACGGCGAAGCTGATCAACGCGAACGAAATCAACGTCGGATTCAA GGACGTTGCCGGCTGCGAGGAAGCCAAGATCGAAATCATGGAGTTTGTCAACTTCCTAAAGAACCCGCAGCAGTACATCGACCTGGGTGCCAAGATTCCCAAGGGAGCGATGTTGACGGGACCGCCTGGAACGGGTAAAACCATGCTGGCGAAGGCGACGGCCGGCGAGGCCAACGTGCCCTTCATCACCGTGTCCGGTTCGGAGTTCCTGGAAATGTTCGTCGGTGTGGGACCCTCGCGTGTTCGAGACATGTTCGCGATGGCCCGGAAGCAGGCGCCCTGCATCCTGTTCATCGACGAAATCGATGCCGTCGGTCGGAAGCGTGGCGGAAAGAGCTTCGGTGGACATTCCGAGCAGGAAAACACTCTCAACCAGTTGCTGGTCGAGATGGACGGGTTTAACACGACCACGAACGTCGTGGTTCTGGCAGCCACCAACCGGGTGGACATTCTGGACAAGGCTTTGCTGCGTCCCGGTCGTTTCGATCGACAAATCTTCGTGCCGGCTCCGGACATTAAGGGTCGCGCCAGTATTTTCAAAGTGCATTTGAATCCGTTGAAAACCTCACTAGACAAAAACGACTTGTCACGGAAGATGGCCGCGCTGACGCCGGGTTTCACCGGTGCCGACATCGCCAACGTGTGCAACGAGGCCGCCCTGATCGCGGCCCGTGACCTAAACGAATCCATCATCTTGAAGCACTTTGAACAGGCCATCGAGCGTGTCATCGCCGGCATGGAGAAGAAAACGAACGTCCTAGCCCCAGACGAGAAGCGAACCGTTGCCTACCACGAAGCGGGTCACGCCGTATCCGGGTGGTTCCTCGAGCACTCGGACCCCCTCCTCAAGGTCTCGATCATCCCCCGCGGCAAAGGTCTCGGCTACGCGCAGTACTTGCCCAAGGATCAATACCTTCTAACCACGGAGCAACTGTTTGACCGAATGTGCATGACCCTCGGCGGACGCGTCTCCGAAGAAATCTTCTTCGAACGCATCACCACCGGCGCCCAGGACGACCTGAAGAAAATCACCGACAGTGCGTACGCGCAAATCACCCGCTTCGGCATGAACAAGCGCGTTGGCCAGGTCAGCTTCGACGGATCCCAACCCGGCGATCCGATGTACGCCAAACCCTACTCCGAGCAAACCGCCCAGATTATCGACGAAGAGGTGCGACTGCTGATCGACAAGGCGTACGTCCGAACCAAGGAGCTCCTGATCAAGCACAAATCAGACGTCGAAAAGGTCGCCGAACGCCTCCTCAAAAACGAAATCCTCAGCCGAGACGACATGATCGAACTGCTCGGCAAGCGGCCCTTCCCGGAAAAGTCCACCTACGAAGAGTTCGTCGAGGGAACCGGTTCGTTCGAGGAGGACACCACGTTGCCCGAGGGTCTCACCAGCTGGAACAAGGAGAAGGCCACCCCGGAGGAAGGCGATTcgagcagcagcagtaaaaaaCCACCAACGGAACCGGCGAAGGCGTAA